Below is a genomic region from Triticum dicoccoides isolate Atlit2015 ecotype Zavitan chromosome 5A, WEW_v2.0, whole genome shotgun sequence.
ACGCCCTCAGGAGGGGAAGCGATGTCATGCCATCGCCTGGTCCTGCACCGCAGGTCCTGGGCTTTCACCCGAAGAAAGTGACCCGAGAGCGGAGGAGGTCGGAGAACTCCACAACGGCCCCCGGGAGGAGAGCGACATCCGCAGACACCGCGCCGTTGGCTTTCGCCCGGAGCAACCCTACCTCCACACCCTCACGCTACCGGACGAGGATGGGGGAACCCCGGCGCCGCCAGCATGCGAACCCACTGGCCCAAGAACCTCatgcgcggcggcggcgccatcACCACGCACGACCACCAACCTCACCGCCGGCCGAAGCCAACGGGCCAGATCGGCCGAGCCCGCCACGGCCAGATCTGAAACCACGGGACGCCGTCGCATCGAGGCAGCCACGAGCAGCCGGCAGCCCATCATCTGCGAGAGGTCGAGGACGCCGCGCCGAGCAGCCGCCACGCCGGCCGAAGACACCGAGGACGAGACTCCCACAACCACGGGCTCACGCCGGCGACCTAGGCCGCCGAGCGAGCGGagatccccgccgccaccgtcctccGACGCGGGCTTCGCCTGGCGGACTCattcggcggcggcgggaggggggcGTGatgtagaggggggcggcggcggcgttcctAGGGTTCCCCCGAGCCGCCCTAGGGACGTTGtggagctatagcgcgctatttaaaatgtttgctcatttgtttggaccaaagtctcttagcgcaagaccttttaaaaacgctatagcgtgctatagcgggctatttaaaacagAGGATTGCACACATGCGCCAATGGACTAATCTCCACACCGGCCCACGGCAAGACAACCTTTTCCTGGCTAAAGGGATAACATGTGTCCTCTGCATCTATCGATGCACACAGCCTTACCGTAAGACAATCCTGCATGCATGTGCTGATCACGTCATGGTGACACTCTACCGCTGAGTTATATCTCTTCGCCGTCCCATACGAATCCTAACGCAAAGGGGCGAGAATATTTGCTGATTAAATAAACAATTCAGGAAATGTTCTCAAGAAGAATAAAAAGGAACCAAGGACTGACTGCAAGTACATCAAGTATAGTAGATAAAGAATAAGAAATCAAATGGGGATTCATGAAACTAATTGCAAAGATATACATCTCAATTATGGTGTCCTCTGGGGGAGAGGAAGGACAGTGAAGCGACGGCCGGAGTTCTGTTTGAGATCAAACGTCTCCACTCTCTTCACAAGAGCATCTCCTCTTGAAGCATACCTTTCCTTCTTAATATCTTTTGTAATAACGGGCTTAGTCAGCTGTTCACACTTTGGTTTCCTGCTCAACCCAGTTATGGCTTCATTTCTTGTAATCGTTTGTACGACCTTGTTTGGTCTGACCTTCtttggctttattaatttaaagccagaTGTCTCTTGCGCCTTTTATAAAAAAAAATAGCACGCATGCATCAACCTCCACACCATCTCATGATaataaaacctttttgttcttcGAAGGGATGTGCTGAAATGATTTGCCGATTAAATGCACACAGGCTTATTATCGTAAGACGATCTTGCGTGCATGTGCTGAAATGATTTGCCAATTAAATAAAAAAATTCAGGAAATATTCTCAAGAAAGAATGAAAAGGAACCAAATTAAGGACGACCGCAAGTACATCAAGTAGAGTATAGATAAATAAAATGAAATCAAATGGGGATTCGTGATGATAACTGCAAAGATATACATCTCATTACATATCTGCAAGAAAACAAGGGAGAAATAAGCATGTCGGTCTCTGCCTTTTGGTCAACCGGATCTGCATCAACATATTATAGTGATCTTGTGTTGCACGAGGCAGCTATCTCAGGCCCAGCTTCGAATTAATTCGTAACCGCCTGTCCCTCTCATCCAGCAGTGCAGGCTCGATCGTGCAGTGCTTTCTCCGCATTAAGTACGATGGATGTCCTCCTAGTTTGGAGATCATCGTCCTTTAATTTCGACCTCCTCATTAAGTTTGACgcacctcttcttcatcctcccttCCACCAGCTTTCTCGGCTGGCAGCTGCGCGCCATGAACTCCACTCtgttcatcatcggcatcataggtATGCACATGCATGcttgagtctctctctctctctctctcacgcacccACCCTTACTTTGTTCTTTGTTCATTGTTGTTTGACCATAAAGCCTCCTTTGCATTTTGCAGGAAACATCATCTCGGTTCTGGTCTTTGTTTCTCCCATGTAAGAGCATGCGATCATGCACGCATTTACAGAAGCATGTATTTTGTTTCTGCTTATTCTTTTTTTTTCGAAGGAGGATCGACCTCCGGATTTTGTTTATGTTGTTGCTTGCATGCATGGCTGATTGCTGTTGTTGCTTTACAAACATGGTGCAGCCCCACATTCTGGAGGATCGTGAGGAGCAGGTCGACGGAGGACTTCGAGGCGGCGCCGTACGTCCTCACGTTGCTCAACACATTGCTATGGCTATACTACGGCCTCACCAAGCCTGACGGCCTGCTCATCGCCACAGTCAATGGCTTCGGCGCTGTCATGGAGACCATCTACATCGTCCTCTTCCTTGTCTACGCGGCCGATCATGCCAAAAGGGTATGTGAGGCCACAGGGTCTACGAATCGCAAAAAAAAAAGGCCACACGGTCTACAAATATAACCCATTTTTATCTTTAGACAACAATTTACTCCTGAATTTGTATGTTCCCCTATTGATGGAACTATAGGAGTAGCTTGCCCGATCACATTAAGGGGAGTAGCTCGTCTTGACCGAGTTAGTTGTATGTTTCCCCATTAAGGGAACAAGAAGGGTGGTCAAGTAATTTCATACCCTAAACTATTTAGagcatgcttggatccaagggactatttttagtctgactaaaaatagtctcttttagaggctaaagtcccAAGCacacctgactaaagagaggctaggactagtcttgaggctaaaaaaatttagtcataggaaacctactaaaatatgtattagcctctctctcctcatttaattcctctccttgaACACATGCGAGTTTtggattggagggtttgaaggataataaatgctcaataacttgattttagtctctttagtatttggatccgagcatgggtgaggctagcaaattttagtcccactacttttagtcatgggactaaaacgtatccaaacaCCCTCTTAATTAGTGGCTATCTTTAGACGCAACATATCTATCATATTAATTGTTTCTATTGAGTTGCATTCTTTCCCTTTGGACCCACTTATCTTGTGTTCCTATTTCAGCTGCCTTAATTAATGTGGTTATTTTCGACATTTTCCTGAGTTACtctaagggggtgtttggttccagggacttttttttgttgggactagaaaaagtccctaccaaaccaaacagggtgggacttttttgggactttttgctaaaagtccttagaagcacctccttgagagtctttttcaaaaagtcctagggactagaaaaagtcctagggctagagaaccaaacaccagcTAAGAGTAgcttcattgtcatatttcttttttgGCAATTTTATGATATAGTTCGACTGTGAAAATGTGATAATAATTTTACTATATATTATATGTATGGATGATCGCATGGCAAGCGCAATCAGCCATCTAAAAGTGTCCAATCAATAATATCATGTCAACTTTTGCAGGTTAAAACCACAAAGTTGGCGGCAGCTTTGGACATTGGATTTTTTGGGGTCGTGTTCGCGACCACAACATTCGCCATTCGTGGGCTTGACATGAAAATCGTGGTCATTGGATTGATATGTGCTTGCCTTAGCGTGTTCATGTATGGGTCCCCACTCGCTGCCGTGGTAAGGCCATTACACCAAGACCCAACAAATAAATCAGTCATCATATTTTTCGTGgctatttttatttcttttcttaatCTGATGATTGACACAAGAGAGATAGTGTGTGTGGGTAATTGCGCTATGCTGA
It encodes:
- the LOC119298974 gene encoding bidirectional sugar transporter SWEET17-like; the encoded protein is MNSTLFIIGIIGNIISVLVFVSPIPTFWRIVRSRSTEDFEAAPYVLTLLNTLLWLYYGLTKPDGLLIATVNGFGAVMETIYIVLFLVYAADHAKRVKTTKLAAALDIGFFGVVFATTTFAIRGLDMKIVVIGLICACLSVFMYGSPLAAVRRVITSRSVEYMPFFLSFFLFLNGGVWAMYAILDKDVFLGVPNGIGCFLGGIQLVIYAVYRNSKVGCQSQGTHEASYDASTSLLSSYAGTHGQNDVSTHV